A window from Sphingobacterium hotanense encodes these proteins:
- a CDS encoding class I SAM-dependent methyltransferase: protein MAIYQDFIELLKRSIKDKTLVKLTLSNYKGQEAGLKNLYVKLVEIKRELKMSFVYRYQTRDITKNYSLRDGFDALVEAVHFKGFRSVVLQTIDEQLDMQMNKKAEWTGFRRASSNAVEVDLKHDKQKERRLQDSSKSYLQDLKLTDANGQVYKNAQDKWKQINHYIEILSGSLANLPKERNLRIVDMGAGKGYLTFALYDYLHSELKRDVSVVGVEFRQDLVELCNTIAERAGFSQLHFEEGTIENYTSDKNIDVLIALHACDTATDDAIYKGIKDEASLIVVAPCCHKQVRRSLERIKAKNDLDFMTQYGIFMERHAEMLTDSIRALILNYFGYDTKVMQFVSDQHTPKNVMIVAEKKAISVDRQQEILAKLASLKSYYGLDYQHLERLCELDILASKAV, encoded by the coding sequence ATGGCAATATACCAAGATTTCATCGAGCTATTAAAACGAAGTATAAAAGATAAAACATTAGTTAAGCTTACGTTGAGTAACTATAAGGGGCAAGAAGCTGGTTTGAAGAATCTGTATGTCAAGCTTGTAGAAATTAAACGTGAGTTGAAAATGTCCTTTGTCTATCGTTATCAGACTCGTGATATCACAAAGAATTATAGCCTTCGCGATGGCTTTGACGCATTGGTCGAGGCTGTGCATTTTAAGGGATTCCGTTCGGTGGTCTTGCAGACTATTGACGAGCAGTTGGACATGCAGATGAATAAGAAAGCGGAATGGACGGGTTTTAGAAGAGCGTCTTCTAATGCTGTTGAGGTAGATTTAAAACACGATAAACAAAAGGAGCGCAGACTTCAAGATTCATCGAAATCCTATTTGCAGGATTTGAAGCTTACTGATGCTAATGGTCAGGTATATAAAAATGCGCAGGATAAATGGAAGCAGATTAACCATTATATAGAGATATTGAGTGGTTCGCTGGCCAACCTTCCAAAAGAGCGTAACTTACGCATCGTAGATATGGGTGCTGGAAAGGGTTATTTGACCTTTGCCCTATATGATTACCTGCACTCGGAACTGAAACGTGATGTTTCGGTGGTGGGTGTAGAGTTTAGGCAGGATCTGGTTGAGCTGTGCAATACAATTGCAGAGCGCGCAGGGTTCAGCCAATTGCACTTTGAGGAAGGAACCATCGAGAATTATACTTCCGACAAGAATATCGATGTTCTCATAGCCCTACATGCTTGTGATACGGCAACAGACGATGCGATCTATAAAGGGATTAAAGACGAGGCTTCGCTGATTGTTGTGGCACCTTGTTGCCACAAGCAGGTACGCCGTTCTTTGGAGCGCATTAAAGCCAAGAATGATTTGGACTTTATGACCCAATACGGGATTTTCATGGAGCGCCATGCGGAAATGCTTACGGATAGTATTCGCGCATTGATCCTGAACTATTTTGGTTATGACACCAAGGTTATGCAATTTGTTTCAGATCAGCATACGCCTAAGAATGTGATGATTGTTGCAGAGAAGAAGGCTATTTCTGTTGATCGACAACAGGAAATACTGGCGAAATTAGCAAGCTTAAAAAGCTATTATGGACTGGACTACCAGCATTTAGAGCGCTTATGCGAATTAGATATTTTGGCGAGTAAGGCCGTCTGA
- the trxB gene encoding thioredoxin-disulfide reductase, giving the protein MNNTEQEVEHVGCLIIGSGPAGYTAAIYAARADLKPVVYTGMVPGGQLTQTTEVDNFPGYPKGITGPVMMEDLRAQAERFGTSVRFGYATKVDFSIDGGIHTVEIDGIKTLTADTVIIATGATAKWLGLDSEQKYNGFGVSACAVCDGFFFKNQDVAIVGAGDTAAEEATYLAKLCNKVYMLVRRDEFRASKAMVHRVMNTPNIEVLYNTEAQEVLGDGQVVTGLRVINNQTKALTDLDITGFFVAIGHKPNTELFQGILDMDETGYLITKPDSTATNIPGVFACGDVQDHIFRQAITAAGTGCMAALEAERYLVAKEDIVV; this is encoded by the coding sequence ATGAATAATACAGAACAAGAAGTAGAACACGTAGGCTGCCTGATTATTGGTTCAGGTCCTGCAGGTTATACTGCAGCAATTTACGCTGCACGCGCGGATTTAAAACCTGTAGTTTACACAGGAATGGTACCGGGTGGACAATTAACACAAACAACTGAAGTTGATAACTTCCCAGGTTACCCAAAAGGAATTACCGGGCCGGTTATGATGGAGGATTTACGTGCGCAAGCGGAGCGTTTCGGTACGTCAGTACGTTTTGGCTATGCGACAAAAGTAGACTTTTCTATCGATGGCGGTATTCATACCGTAGAGATCGATGGAATCAAAACACTTACTGCTGATACTGTGATTATCGCTACTGGTGCAACAGCGAAATGGTTAGGCTTAGATTCGGAGCAAAAATATAATGGTTTTGGTGTATCTGCATGTGCGGTATGTGATGGATTTTTCTTCAAGAATCAAGATGTCGCTATCGTAGGTGCTGGCGATACTGCTGCTGAGGAGGCAACTTACCTAGCAAAACTTTGTAATAAAGTTTATATGTTGGTGCGCAGAGATGAGTTCCGTGCTTCTAAAGCAATGGTTCATCGTGTCATGAATACGCCAAATATCGAAGTGTTATACAATACAGAAGCGCAAGAAGTTTTAGGTGACGGACAGGTAGTAACTGGATTACGCGTGATCAATAACCAAACGAAAGCACTTACTGATTTAGATATTACGGGATTTTTCGTAGCGATCGGTCATAAACCGAATACGGAATTGTTCCAAGGAATATTGGATATGGACGAGACAGGTTACTTGATCACAAAACCTGATAGCACAGCAACGAATATCCCTGGGGTATTTGCTTGTGGAGATGTGCAGGATCATATCTTCCGCCAAGCGATTACTGCTGCCGGAACCGGCTGTATGGCTGCTCTGGAGGCAGAACGTTATCTTGTTGCTAAAGAAGATATCGTAGTATAA
- the pheT gene encoding phenylalanine--tRNA ligase subunit beta, which produces MRISYNWLKNFIQIDKTPEELSLILTDIGLEVESLEVEQSIPGGLEGLVVGEVLTCEQHPNADKLKVTTVTIGSGEPLHIVCGAPNVRTGLKVIVAPVGTTCHPTNGEPFKITKSKIRGEVSEGMLCGEDEIGLGSSHAGIVELAEDAVVGSLVKSYFNMEDDFAYEIGLTPNRADAASHLGVARDLAAYFKIPVNAVEVDDVVAGSVAGTSVRVDSYADAPRYAGVNITGIKVAESPEWLKNKLNAIGVRSINNIVDVTNYILHDLGQPLHAFDADKIAGNQVIVRKAFEGEVFVTLDAVERKLSADDLVIADAEKPMCIAGVFGGAESGVKEETTSIFLESAYFNPVSVRKTSKRHSLKTDSSFRFERGVNPDITVLALKKAAKLIAEVAGGQISSTIVDLYPEPIQPFEFPVTYKNIQRVIGKAIPAETIRDIIVNLGIGIKNETTEGFDVVVPPYKVDVTREVDVVEEVLRIYGYNNIELNTQIKASLNTSEKPDREVVLNQIADLLISNGYREILSNSLTKSEYMENPETAVKLLNPLSSDLDCMRQNLLFSSLTAIGYNQKRKNGDLKLFELGKSYNTDGDWYAEKQLLSLAIAGKNEPEQWNTKSDAVSFYNIKSAVDAIIKRLKIEGIRVEDYEGTYFDFGLTYRKGEKALVSFGAVAKANLKKADVDGAVFFAQFDWDLLLKVIKKNKITYKEVSKFPSVRRDLALLLDEAVSFEQLRLIANRTEKKLLKEVGIFDVYKGDKLPEGKKSYALSFVLQDEDKTLTDKQIDGIIQKLIINFEKEVGASVR; this is translated from the coding sequence ATGAGAATTTCATATAATTGGTTAAAGAATTTTATACAAATCGATAAAACCCCTGAAGAATTATCGTTAATCCTGACAGACATTGGGTTAGAGGTTGAATCTTTAGAGGTAGAACAAAGTATTCCAGGTGGCTTAGAAGGTTTAGTAGTGGGCGAGGTGTTGACATGTGAACAACATCCGAACGCTGACAAACTTAAAGTTACAACGGTTACTATCGGTTCTGGCGAGCCTTTGCATATTGTTTGTGGTGCTCCGAATGTTAGAACAGGGTTGAAAGTTATTGTCGCTCCGGTAGGAACGACTTGTCACCCTACTAACGGTGAACCTTTTAAAATTACGAAATCGAAGATTCGTGGTGAAGTTTCTGAAGGGATGCTTTGTGGCGAGGATGAAATTGGCTTAGGCAGTTCACATGCGGGTATCGTTGAGTTAGCGGAGGATGCGGTTGTAGGTTCTTTGGTTAAATCATACTTCAACATGGAAGATGATTTTGCTTATGAAATAGGGTTGACTCCAAACCGTGCGGATGCTGCTTCGCATTTAGGTGTCGCTCGTGATCTTGCTGCTTATTTCAAGATTCCGGTAAATGCGGTGGAGGTAGATGACGTTGTTGCCGGATCGGTTGCAGGTACTTCAGTGCGTGTTGACTCATATGCGGATGCTCCACGTTATGCTGGTGTTAATATCACTGGTATTAAAGTCGCTGAATCACCGGAATGGTTAAAGAATAAATTAAATGCAATTGGCGTTCGTTCGATCAATAATATTGTCGACGTAACGAATTATATTTTACATGATTTAGGTCAACCTTTACATGCGTTTGATGCGGATAAGATTGCTGGTAATCAGGTTATTGTTCGTAAGGCTTTTGAAGGTGAGGTCTTTGTTACTTTGGATGCTGTTGAGCGTAAGCTTTCAGCGGACGATTTAGTAATTGCCGATGCTGAAAAGCCGATGTGTATCGCGGGTGTCTTTGGTGGCGCGGAGTCTGGAGTGAAGGAGGAAACGACTTCTATTTTCTTAGAATCGGCGTATTTTAATCCGGTAAGCGTTCGTAAGACTTCGAAGCGTCACAGCTTAAAGACAGATTCATCCTTCCGTTTTGAACGTGGTGTGAATCCGGATATCACTGTTTTAGCATTGAAAAAAGCAGCGAAATTAATCGCTGAGGTTGCTGGCGGGCAGATTTCTTCGACTATCGTCGATCTTTATCCGGAGCCGATTCAACCATTTGAATTTCCTGTTACTTATAAAAATATCCAAAGGGTAATTGGGAAGGCGATTCCCGCGGAAACCATTCGTGACATCATTGTCAATTTAGGTATAGGAATCAAGAATGAAACAACAGAAGGCTTTGATGTTGTCGTGCCGCCTTATAAGGTGGATGTGACAAGAGAGGTAGATGTTGTTGAGGAAGTGTTGCGTATTTACGGATATAACAATATCGAGTTGAATACACAAATTAAGGCTTCACTTAATACTTCAGAAAAGCCTGATAGAGAGGTTGTTTTAAATCAGATTGCTGATTTGTTAATTAGCAATGGATACCGTGAGATCCTTTCGAACTCATTGACCAAGTCTGAGTATATGGAGAACCCGGAAACGGCGGTTAAGTTGTTGAATCCATTGAGCAGTGACTTAGACTGTATGCGTCAGAATCTGTTGTTTTCATCGTTGACAGCCATTGGTTATAACCAAAAGCGTAAGAATGGCGACCTCAAGTTATTCGAGCTTGGCAAGTCGTATAATACCGATGGCGATTGGTATGCAGAGAAGCAATTGTTGTCTTTGGCGATCGCTGGTAAGAACGAGCCTGAGCAGTGGAATACGAAATCGGATGCCGTGAGTTTTTACAACATCAAATCGGCTGTAGATGCGATTATCAAGCGTTTAAAGATTGAGGGCATCCGCGTTGAAGATTACGAAGGAACGTATTTTGATTTTGGATTGACTTATCGCAAAGGGGAGAAGGCTTTGGTTTCCTTTGGTGCCGTAGCGAAAGCGAACCTTAAAAAGGCAGACGTTGATGGTGCTGTTTTCTTTGCTCAGTTCGATTGGGACTTGTTGTTGAAGGTGATCAAGAAGAACAAAATTACATACAAAGAGGTTTCAAAATTCCCTTCTGTGCGTCGCGATTTAGCTCTATTATTGGATGAGGCTGTAAGTTTTGAGCAGTTGCGTTTAATCGCAAATAGAACGGAAAAAAAGCTCTTAAAAGAGGTTGGTATTTTTGATGTTTACAAAGGTGATAAGTTGCCTGAAGGCAAGAAATCCTATGCTTTAAGCTTTGTTTTGCAGGACGAGGATAAAACTTTGACCGATAAACAAATTGATGGCATAATTCAAAAATTAATTATTAACTTTGAGAAAGAGGTTGGCGCATCGGTGCGCTAA
- a CDS encoding cell division protein ZapA, with product MGEISIKINIADRVYPLRVETEEEEVIRYAAKLINEKIKELQDNYAVRDKQDLLSMCVLQYATGMIKAEKNAQSQDSGIENAVHELDDMLTSFFSK from the coding sequence ATGGGAGAAATTTCCATAAAAATAAATATCGCTGATCGAGTATATCCACTTCGCGTTGAAACGGAAGAGGAGGAAGTTATTCGTTATGCAGCGAAGTTAATAAACGAAAAAATAAAAGAATTGCAAGATAATTATGCAGTTCGTGATAAGCAGGATTTATTGTCTATGTGTGTATTGCAATATGCTACAGGGATGATTAAAGCTGAGAAAAATGCACAGAGCCAAGACTCTGGTATTGAAAATGCGGTTCATGAATTGGATGATATGTTGACAAGTTTCTTTTCAAAATAA
- a CDS encoding Cof-type HAD-IIB family hydrolase, whose product MQNPIVKAVFFDIDGTLISFKTHKVPESTVEAIKELQSKGIKTILSTGRSINSIDHVKFLDFDGFITFNGGYCLTNTNEVLFRKAIDKEDIQSVMDYAKQKPLSFSFMSEQEITIHDVTPEIAGMYAHLNLPVPKLVDMDLVDTSSILQTNIFLGPDEEEEFMNSVMPNSLASRWTPLFADVNPKGLSKKVGIDIFCKHFGIDIEHTMAFGDGGNDISMLQHVKVGVAMGNANPEVKAIADYTTDEVDDNGIWNALKKFGVI is encoded by the coding sequence ATGCAAAACCCAATTGTTAAAGCCGTCTTCTTTGATATCGACGGTACATTAATCAGCTTTAAAACACACAAAGTCCCAGAATCTACGGTTGAAGCAATTAAGGAACTACAAAGCAAAGGCATTAAAACAATTCTTTCTACCGGCAGATCGATCAATAGCATCGACCATGTGAAATTTCTAGATTTTGATGGATTTATCACGTTCAACGGCGGATATTGCTTGACCAACACAAATGAAGTCTTATTCCGGAAAGCAATCGACAAGGAAGATATCCAATCGGTGATGGACTATGCAAAGCAGAAGCCACTGAGCTTTTCTTTCATGTCGGAGCAAGAAATAACCATTCACGACGTGACACCCGAGATCGCGGGGATGTATGCTCACTTGAATCTTCCAGTTCCCAAACTGGTGGATATGGATTTAGTAGATACCAGCAGTATTTTGCAAACCAACATATTTTTAGGACCAGATGAGGAAGAAGAATTCATGAACTCAGTCATGCCGAACTCTTTAGCTTCCCGATGGACACCGCTTTTTGCCGACGTAAATCCGAAAGGATTGAGTAAGAAAGTCGGAATTGATATTTTCTGTAAGCATTTCGGAATTGATATCGAACATACTATGGCTTTTGGTGATGGTGGAAATGATATCAGCATGCTCCAGCATGTGAAAGTTGGCGTTGCGATGGGAAATGCAAATCCGGAGGTTAAGGCAATTGCCGATTATACGACCGATGAAGTCGATGACAACGGCATTTGGAATGCATTAAAGAAATTTGGCGTGATTTAG
- the rny gene encoding ribonuclease Y: MEISTTISIIISLVVGVFIGRYLLQMLFKKQEQTAHEKAAQIIKDAEQQAEHNKKQRQLEAKEKFLQLKAEHEKEVSQRNNTVAQKENTIRQKEQSLNQKLENLNREKQDLDNKSKKLDQLVELNEKKKEEVEQLKGQHIKQLESIAGLSADEAKEQLVNSLREEARSQAIIQIKDIVDEAKLTASKEAKKVVIQTIQRTATEAAIENTVSIFNIENDEIKGRIIGREGRNIRALEAATGVEIIVDDTPEAIILSGFDPVRREIARLSLHRLVTDGRIHPARIEEVVAKTRTQIEDEIVEIGERTVIDLGIHGLHPELIRMVGRMRYRSSYGQNLLQHSREVANFAATMASELGLNVKHAKRAGLLHDIGKVPDDNPELPHAILGMQLAEKYKEHPDVCNAIGAHHDEIEMTSMISPIVQACDAISGARPGARREVVESYIKRLKELEDLALSYPGVEKTFAIQAGRELRVVVESEKVSDAQAEILAADISNRIQTEMTYPGQIKVTVIRETRSVSYAK, translated from the coding sequence ATGGAGATATCAACCACTATATCAATAATAATATCACTTGTTGTGGGTGTGTTTATTGGACGATATTTGTTGCAGATGCTTTTCAAAAAACAGGAGCAAACTGCTCATGAAAAGGCAGCACAAATTATCAAAGATGCAGAACAACAAGCTGAGCATAACAAAAAGCAACGTCAGCTAGAAGCAAAAGAGAAGTTTTTGCAATTGAAGGCTGAGCATGAGAAAGAAGTAAGCCAGCGTAATAATACAGTCGCTCAGAAAGAGAATACGATTCGCCAAAAGGAACAGTCATTGAACCAGAAATTGGAGAATTTGAACCGTGAGAAGCAGGATTTAGATAATAAATCAAAGAAGCTTGATCAGTTGGTTGAATTGAACGAAAAGAAAAAAGAAGAAGTTGAGCAATTAAAAGGTCAACACATTAAGCAATTGGAAAGTATTGCTGGTCTTTCTGCTGACGAAGCGAAAGAGCAGTTGGTTAACTCTTTACGCGAGGAAGCACGTTCGCAAGCGATTATCCAGATCAAGGATATTGTGGATGAGGCTAAATTAACCGCTTCTAAAGAAGCAAAGAAGGTAGTAATCCAAACTATCCAGCGTACAGCGACAGAAGCTGCAATCGAGAATACAGTATCTATTTTCAATATTGAGAACGACGAGATCAAAGGTCGTATCATTGGTCGCGAAGGACGTAACATCCGCGCGCTAGAGGCTGCTACCGGTGTGGAGATTATCGTTGATGATACACCTGAGGCTATTATCTTATCTGGCTTCGACCCGGTACGTCGTGAAATTGCTCGTTTATCATTACATAGATTAGTAACGGATGGTCGTATCCACCCCGCACGTATTGAAGAGGTAGTGGCGAAGACTCGTACGCAGATTGAAGATGAGATTGTGGAAATCGGGGAGCGTACAGTGATTGACTTGGGTATTCACGGCTTACATCCGGAATTAATCCGTATGGTAGGTAGAATGCGCTATCGTTCGTCTTATGGACAGAACCTATTACAGCACTCTCGTGAGGTTGCTAACTTCGCAGCTACTATGGCATCTGAGTTAGGATTGAATGTTAAACATGCTAAACGTGCTGGCTTATTGCACGATATCGGTAAAGTGCCCGATGATAATCCGGAATTGCCTCACGCGATTTTAGGTATGCAATTGGCTGAGAAATATAAAGAGCATCCTGATGTGTGTAATGCTATTGGTGCTCACCACGACGAGATCGAGATGACATCGATGATTTCTCCGATTGTACAGGCGTGTGATGCTATTTCAGGTGCTCGTCCTGGAGCTCGCCGCGAAGTGGTGGAAAGTTACATCAAAAGATTGAAAGAGCTAGAAGATTTAGCACTTTCTTATCCGGGTGTTGAGAAAACATTTGCTATTCAAGCAGGACGTGAGCTTCGCGTTGTGGTTGAGAGTGAGAAAGTTTCTGATGCACAAGCTGAGATTTTAGCTGCGGATATTTCAAACAGAATTCAGACCGAGATGACTTATCCTGGTCAGATTAAAGTAACTGTTATTCGTGAGACACGTTCTGTGTCTTATGCAAAATAG